One genomic window of Psychrobacillus sp. INOP01 includes the following:
- a CDS encoding SpoIIE family protein phosphatase, producing MTILLVDDNTVNLFVIEKILDSAGYKDTVPLTSAQMLFDYLQLDNPNPTFNSVDLILLDIMMPEIDGIEACRRIKQNERFKDIQIIFVTALEDKNKLAEALDIGGIDYITKPINKVELLARIRVALRLKAELDWHTQHENKIQYELDLATHVQRSLLTPPLKEGKIQIEVSYLPSFNLAGDMYYWHKISEHRYVVVLLDMMGHGISASLVCMFISSVLRESIKQLVDPELVIKELNRYMLVLHNEKIGIPYYFTAIYMVVDTEQKTIEYVNAGHPPGFALIDGNKIVPIDRGSCAVGFFDEIEVKKKIITYEKDIQIILYTDGVLEAMGPCEIESEKQLEQLASKKWNQSQSLIDNLLSKDKQTAQPDDMCVLMIKCKA from the coding sequence ATGACGATTCTACTGGTAGATGACAATACCGTCAATCTATTCGTAATAGAAAAAATATTAGATAGCGCTGGTTATAAAGATACAGTCCCACTAACATCAGCTCAAATGTTATTTGACTATTTACAGCTCGACAACCCAAATCCAACCTTTAATTCGGTGGATTTAATCTTACTAGACATTATGATGCCTGAAATTGATGGTATTGAGGCCTGTAGACGCATCAAACAAAATGAGCGATTTAAGGATATCCAAATTATATTCGTAACAGCACTAGAGGATAAAAACAAATTAGCTGAAGCACTTGATATTGGTGGAATTGATTACATAACTAAGCCAATAAATAAAGTGGAGCTTTTAGCACGAATTCGTGTAGCCCTTCGATTAAAGGCAGAACTTGATTGGCATACACAGCATGAAAACAAAATTCAATACGAGCTAGACTTAGCTACACATGTACAAAGAAGTCTTTTAACTCCCCCCTTAAAAGAAGGAAAGATTCAAATAGAAGTATCATACCTGCCCTCCTTTAATCTTGCCGGGGACATGTACTATTGGCATAAAATAAGTGAACATCGATATGTAGTCGTTTTGTTGGACATGATGGGACATGGTATTTCTGCTTCCCTAGTATGTATGTTTATATCCTCTGTATTAAGAGAATCTATTAAGCAATTAGTGGACCCAGAACTTGTTATTAAGGAATTAAATCGCTATATGCTTGTTTTACATAACGAAAAGATTGGAATTCCTTATTATTTTACAGCCATATATATGGTAGTTGACACAGAACAGAAAACTATTGAGTACGTAAATGCTGGTCATCCACCCGGATTTGCACTTATCGACGGTAACAAAATAGTTCCAATAGATCGAGGAAGTTGTGCGGTTGGATTCTTTGATGAGATCGAGGTTAAGAAAAAGATTATTACGTACGAAAAAGATATACAAATTATATTGTATACAGACGGAGTTCTAGAGGCAATGGGACCATGTGAAATTGAATCAGAAAAGCAGCTTGAACAGTTAGCTTCTAAAAAGTGGAACCAATCACAGTCACTCATCGATAACCTACTATCAAAAGATAAACAAACGGCTCAGCCTGACGATATGTGTGTGTTAATGATTAAATGTAAAGCATAA
- a CDS encoding protein-glutamate O-methyltransferase CheR, with the protein MDNQYENMELEGVDVQHEGLEIEFLLEAIYRLSGFDFRKYNRSSISRRIHNRMNISGIETITGLLEKVIHEENFLEQMLNDFSINVTEMFRNPSFFKTFRKEVVPILREYQEIRIWHAGCATGEEVYSMAILLEEEGLKDKTVIYATDMNEQVLEKASKGAFPIQKMQAYTKNYMLAGGNYAFSEYYKADHQYAYFHPSILENIIFAQHNLVTDQSFNEFHVIICRNVLIYFTSELQVQVQNLFYESISPQGFLGLGDKETLRFSQVMENYQEIAEKERIYQRVK; encoded by the coding sequence ATGGACAACCAATATGAAAATATGGAACTTGAGGGCGTAGATGTACAACATGAAGGCTTGGAAATCGAGTTCCTGCTGGAAGCAATCTATCGCTTATCAGGATTCGATTTTCGGAAATACAATCGATCTTCCATTTCTCGTCGTATTCACAATCGCATGAATATTAGTGGCATTGAGACGATCACAGGCTTACTAGAAAAAGTGATACATGAAGAGAATTTTTTAGAACAAATGCTAAATGATTTTTCTATCAATGTAACAGAAATGTTTCGTAACCCAAGCTTCTTTAAAACTTTTAGAAAAGAAGTAGTACCTATTCTCCGTGAGTATCAAGAGATTCGTATTTGGCATGCTGGATGTGCTACAGGTGAAGAGGTATACTCCATGGCAATTTTGTTAGAAGAAGAGGGACTCAAGGACAAAACAGTTATATATGCAACGGATATGAATGAACAAGTATTAGAAAAAGCTAGCAAAGGAGCTTTTCCTATCCAAAAAATGCAAGCATATACCAAAAACTATATGCTTGCAGGAGGAAATTATGCATTTTCTGAATACTATAAAGCAGATCATCAATATGCTTATTTCCACCCATCGATACTAGAAAATATTATCTTTGCGCAGCATAACCTTGTGACAGATCAATCGTTCAATGAGTTTCATGTTATTATATGCCGAAATGTCCTTATTTACTTTACTTCAGAGCTTCAGGTGCAGGTGCAAAATCTGTTTTATGAGAGTATAAGTCCTCAGGGGTTCCTCGGGTTGGGGGACAAAGAAACGCTCCGTTTCTCTCAAGTCATGGAAAATTATCAAGAAATAGCGGAAAAAGAACGTATTTATCAAAGGGTTAAATAG
- a CDS encoding ATP-binding protein: MENKWKFGIRSKITIGYIIIIVCLFASVIILNNQIRSLQQERNYLLQYNNEVETLTNNVEKFVMDMQAGQRGFVITGNEIYLEPYYKAAGEWQIEFEELYQLMEDKQNQRQKLQVVRETIDLWIAEAGENAIRLKRDNNEVAIQEFYVNDRGREYMQSIRNQFNDFRESEIESAQARARELDSRNNTLTVGLFGLLLAVSIIAIIISSQVSKSIVRTIDEVTKTIKKIATENGDLKERIHVSTKDEINDLASATNELLDNLDDREWLQTSLAEIVTKYQGVASIDALAKVFMSEIATLTNSSFGAFYVREKNDHENYFIKKASFADTSPQKEIGRESFHLGQGLIGQCALEKQGFVFNEIPKDYRYISTGLGEVPPRSIFMVPILFEGDVIAVMELATISEYSKIQQDLVNQIVKTFGLSINSVMDRMEIVRLLNESRAMTEELQVQSEELQTQSEELQMQTEELTQINEQLEEKTKDAETKSEDLEKIRQELEEKAEQLTLHSNYKSEFLANMSHELRTPLNSILILSEMLAENKQGRLTDEDAEFANVIHSSGEDLLSLINDILDLSKVEAGKIEVLFEEVNLSELPVHMEHVFSPVAQKKNLEFHIFKAEDVKDLFFTDEKRFQQILKNLLSNAFKFTKQGSVALTIKQFDSQLQTEEMRAISKDWLEVSIADTGIGIPIDKHELIFESFQQADGATVRKYGGTGLGLSICKEFAKLLGGWITLQSEEGVGSIFKLIVPSLPNGLILDKHLNIGYSEVAATQVSLELHTDFVTDFVNPEIQKQKIIEKDEVLASLHDHENVFQDKNILIVDDDYRNIYALKTALERRGMNILVAKDGIECLDILQSNAQIDIVLMDIMMPNMDGYETMSRIRNDLQFKELPVIALTAKAMKNDRDKCLEAGASDYISKPLNLVQLFSVLRVWLVS; the protein is encoded by the coding sequence ATGGAGAATAAATGGAAATTTGGTATACGTTCTAAGATTACCATCGGATACATAATTATTATTGTTTGTTTATTTGCTTCCGTTATTATATTGAATAATCAAATTCGTTCACTTCAGCAAGAAAGAAATTATCTTCTACAATATAATAATGAAGTAGAAACATTGACAAATAATGTAGAAAAGTTTGTGATGGATATGCAGGCAGGTCAGCGAGGATTTGTTATCACAGGGAATGAAATCTACTTAGAGCCTTACTACAAAGCAGCTGGTGAATGGCAGATTGAATTCGAGGAACTGTATCAGTTAATGGAGGATAAACAGAACCAGAGACAAAAACTACAGGTGGTAAGAGAAACAATTGACCTATGGATTGCGGAGGCTGGTGAGAACGCGATAAGACTTAAAAGGGATAACAATGAAGTTGCCATCCAAGAATTCTATGTAAATGATCGTGGTCGCGAATACATGCAATCTATTAGAAACCAGTTTAATGATTTCCGTGAATCCGAAATAGAAAGTGCACAAGCTAGAGCCCGGGAGTTAGATAGTCGAAATAATACATTAACTGTGGGATTATTTGGACTACTTCTTGCTGTTTCTATAATTGCGATAATAATATCAAGTCAGGTTTCAAAGTCGATTGTTAGAACAATTGATGAAGTAACGAAAACCATTAAAAAGATTGCCACTGAAAATGGTGATCTTAAAGAAAGAATACATGTAAGCACTAAAGATGAAATAAATGACCTTGCAAGTGCAACAAATGAGCTATTGGATAACTTGGATGATCGAGAATGGTTACAAACAAGCCTTGCTGAAATTGTAACAAAATATCAGGGTGTTGCTTCTATAGATGCACTTGCAAAAGTATTTATGTCTGAAATAGCTACATTAACCAACTCTTCTTTTGGTGCATTTTATGTAAGAGAAAAAAATGATCACGAGAATTATTTCATTAAGAAAGCATCCTTTGCCGATACTTCTCCCCAGAAGGAAATTGGAAGAGAAAGTTTTCATTTAGGGCAAGGCTTGATTGGACAGTGTGCACTAGAAAAACAAGGCTTTGTATTTAATGAAATACCAAAGGATTATCGCTATATATCTACAGGTCTAGGGGAGGTACCTCCTCGTAGTATATTTATGGTTCCAATATTATTTGAAGGGGACGTCATTGCGGTGATGGAACTTGCTACCATTTCTGAATATAGTAAGATACAGCAGGACTTAGTAAATCAAATTGTGAAAACCTTTGGATTATCGATTAATAGCGTAATGGATCGTATGGAAATTGTTCGACTACTAAACGAATCCAGAGCGATGACAGAGGAATTACAAGTACAGTCAGAAGAACTACAAACTCAATCTGAAGAACTTCAAATGCAAACGGAAGAATTAACACAAATTAATGAACAGTTAGAAGAAAAAACAAAGGATGCGGAAACAAAATCCGAAGATTTAGAGAAAATTAGACAAGAATTAGAAGAAAAGGCAGAGCAGCTTACACTTCATTCAAACTATAAATCGGAGTTTCTTGCAAATATGTCTCATGAATTGAGGACACCTTTGAACAGTATCCTGATACTATCGGAAATGCTAGCAGAAAACAAACAAGGACGTTTAACAGATGAGGATGCAGAATTTGCAAATGTTATACATTCTTCAGGGGAAGATTTACTCTCATTAATAAATGATATTTTAGATCTTTCTAAGGTAGAGGCAGGTAAAATCGAAGTTTTATTTGAAGAAGTGAATTTAAGTGAATTACCTGTACATATGGAGCATGTATTCTCTCCTGTTGCACAGAAGAAAAATTTAGAATTTCATATTTTCAAAGCGGAGGATGTAAAAGACCTTTTCTTTACAGATGAAAAAAGGTTTCAACAAATTTTAAAAAATCTTCTATCAAATGCTTTTAAATTCACAAAACAAGGTTCCGTTGCTTTAACTATTAAACAATTTGATAGCCAATTGCAAACAGAGGAAATGAGAGCAATAAGTAAAGATTGGTTGGAAGTATCGATAGCCGACACAGGTATTGGTATACCTATAGACAAGCATGAACTCATTTTTGAATCATTCCAGCAAGCGGATGGGGCAACCGTTCGTAAGTATGGCGGAACAGGTCTTGGTTTATCTATTTGTAAAGAGTTTGCTAAGCTACTTGGTGGTTGGATTACTCTGCAAAGTGAAGAAGGTGTAGGTAGTATATTTAAACTAATTGTTCCAAGTCTTCCGAACGGCCTTATTCTAGATAAACATCTAAATATAGGTTATTCAGAGGTGGCAGCCACACAGGTATCATTGGAGCTGCACACAGATTTTGTGACAGACTTCGTTAATCCAGAGATACAGAAGCAAAAAATAATTGAAAAAGATGAAGTGCTGGCTTCTTTGCATGATCATGAGAATGTCTTCCAAGACAAAAATATTTTAATCGTTGACGATGATTACCGTAATATATATGCTCTTAAAACGGCCCTTGAAAGAAGAGGAATGAATATCCTTGTAGCCAAAGATGGCATCGAATGCTTGGATATATTACAGAGCAATGCTCAAATTGATATTGTACTAATGGACATCATGATGCCGAATATGGATGGATATGAAACGATGTCTAGAATTAGAAATGATCTACAATTTAAAGAATTGCCTGTAATAGCTTTAACAGCCAAGGCAATGAAAAATGATCGAGATAAGTGTCTAGAAGCCGGTGCTTCAGACTACATCAGTAAACCGCTAAATTTAGTTCAACTATTCTCAGTTCTTCGAGTATGGTTAGTTTCTTAA
- a CDS encoding nicotianamine synthase family protein: MKGLSMVSYVELLDLLDSFENEIKQLMTTANNAPKGLELLGAKLDSLCEFIICDENEKHWKQWEDREDVKQSAERLRETSSVALCMVEKMRALYVYTEELDMDLYLSLLSASVNEERSYAQIDGTAKVLFIGAGAFPLTAFTIAKETSAEVVCTDIDSEAVHYGKELAQFLGLHGILHYSDSHLRHPEFLKTATHIYIASLVPEKQEIIEELKSKVHPDCKIIVRYGNGLKSLFNYPFEISLIKEWQVKLINRDKCIYNTIILQHCRTVAGSV, encoded by the coding sequence ATGAAAGGACTGTCCATGGTTAGCTATGTTGAATTGCTGGATTTATTGGACTCGTTTGAGAATGAAATTAAGCAGTTGATGACAACGGCCAATAATGCTCCCAAAGGATTGGAACTATTAGGTGCAAAACTTGATAGCCTTTGTGAATTTATAATTTGTGATGAGAATGAGAAGCATTGGAAACAGTGGGAGGACCGTGAAGATGTCAAGCAAAGCGCAGAGAGGTTAAGAGAAACATCCTCTGTAGCATTATGCATGGTCGAAAAAATGAGAGCACTATACGTATATACGGAAGAATTGGATATGGACCTGTATCTCTCCCTTTTATCTGCATCAGTTAACGAAGAAAGGAGTTATGCCCAAATTGATGGGACAGCTAAAGTTCTATTTATTGGTGCCGGTGCTTTTCCTTTAACGGCTTTTACTATTGCCAAGGAAACTAGTGCGGAAGTAGTTTGCACGGATATTGACAGTGAAGCCGTTCACTACGGGAAAGAGTTAGCGCAGTTTCTAGGCTTACATGGAATCCTTCATTATTCGGACAGTCACTTGAGACACCCTGAATTTCTAAAAACAGCTACCCATATATACATTGCATCTCTTGTGCCAGAGAAGCAGGAGATTATAGAGGAATTAAAATCTAAAGTCCATCCAGATTGCAAAATAATCGTACGTTACGGAAACGGTTTGAAGTCCTTGTTCAACTATCCTTTTGAGATAAGCTTAATAAAGGAATGGCAGGTCAAATTGATCAACCGGGATAAGTGCATCTATAATACGATCATTCTGCAACATTGTAGAACGGTAGCAGGGTCAGTTTAA
- a CDS encoding reverse transcriptase family protein — MVNKKVRKINAIKTNSVLHNLQKKISNNFLDNIPLADCVCGFVKGKNYLDFLLPHCGSKFYLKVDIKDFFNSLKESLVRDTLSEYVDIKNREEKDRVLKELIYITTLNGSVPLGAITSPQLSNLLLRRIDLRIKKYCEKFNVIYTRYADDMLFSSNNQEVAKPFFLGRLKDILIDFELKINSKKTIIAENKIILNGYVISSRVTLTRNKMKKLNTLLYTFEYKSGVKRYPRTFNEFLQRLKTVNEELFDLSKSIPETRIQIINYLAGYRAFLLSFNKSSIKDYTCDFSKKIKRTEKMLDILSDIRY; from the coding sequence TTGGTAAACAAAAAAGTTAGAAAAATCAATGCTATTAAAACTAATAGTGTATTACATAATCTCCAAAAAAAAATCTCAAATAACTTTTTAGATAATATTCCTCTAGCGGATTGTGTATGTGGATTTGTTAAGGGAAAGAATTATTTAGATTTTTTACTTCCACATTGCGGGAGTAAATTTTATTTAAAGGTAGATATAAAAGATTTTTTTAATTCGTTAAAAGAATCTTTAGTAAGAGATACTTTATCAGAATATGTTGATATAAAAAATCGAGAAGAAAAAGATAGAGTATTAAAGGAACTAATATATATCACAACTCTTAATGGGAGTGTTCCTCTGGGTGCAATAACATCTCCTCAATTGTCTAATTTATTGCTAAGAAGAATAGATTTAAGAATAAAAAAATACTGTGAAAAATTTAATGTAATTTATACAAGGTATGCAGATGATATGTTATTTTCATCAAATAATCAAGAAGTAGCTAAGCCGTTTTTTCTTGGTAGATTAAAAGACATCCTAATAGATTTTGAATTAAAAATTAATTCCAAAAAAACTATAATAGCCGAAAATAAAATAATTTTAAATGGTTATGTAATATCCTCAAGAGTAACTCTAACGAGGAATAAAATGAAAAAATTAAATACACTCCTATACACTTTTGAATATAAGAGTGGTGTAAAAAGATATCCTAGAACTTTTAATGAGTTTTTGCAAAGACTAAAAACAGTCAATGAAGAATTATTTGATTTATCCAAGAGTATCCCAGAAACTAGGATTCAAATAATAAATTATTTAGCTGGATACAGAGCTTTTTTGCTCTCATTTAATAAATCTTCTATAAAAGATTACACTTGTGATTTTTCTAAAAAGATTAAAAGAACAGAAAAAATGTTAGATATCCTTTCTGATATCAGATATTAA
- a CDS encoding retron Eco8 family effector endonuclease: MGIINIRFKNVKSLENTFIDLEKLNVLIGKNGAGKTNIQKYLYYFYENLVETNIDNNIIDKNNPYNSYAEISVKFDLSKFIEIGNKSENIGKEFFNKISLLNENGDSSITLTFKQYKNNTILWSHDYQIRKLLKYLYPIYYIDVRTLDLYDWENIWDIIGEFGQRRSEKEEEFTKEFDGILKKIYGTKYFEYLVQLKSEIDRLEYNVQSYSNSEKFKQIYKLKFGGDKFNFKKNKLNFYSKGYNSYNYLRIFYTVLDLLHNSKVKNPIVILDEPEIGLHPNLIDELMQLIAGQNKVIQTILATHSPRVLKNSLVTKDVNIFQLTEINFKTSVRKIMNLENKKSHKVISDKEASYYFANGILFVEGVTEFELFSNEYLQNLYPILKEIEVFTYNSNNISLDVSHPFQRNLDIPYLLLLDMDKIIKYDNDKKQFSISGDTYNPLKNLEIIKREKFLYGERRILLHYRNRIKGISNKVNFNYDENKFVFSDKLFYEYRALIKAYCKNYNVYPVNTTIEGSVVNKSNYTYFYQWIMGDGCSYSDKVKLKEAYDKNDNISYKINILKTIIEGNLEPLFRLNEKRAGKSTTQSIKEGYQIAIKLEKLQKGSGWMTLFIDDIFSGFKKDNQKSQFSILFPEIADIIKTLEVIMK; this comes from the coding sequence ATGGGAATCATAAATATTAGATTTAAAAATGTTAAGAGTTTAGAGAACACATTTATCGATTTAGAAAAATTAAACGTTCTTATTGGTAAAAATGGAGCTGGTAAAACAAACATTCAAAAATATCTTTATTACTTTTACGAAAACTTGGTTGAGACTAATATTGATAATAACATTATAGATAAAAATAATCCTTATAATAGCTATGCGGAAATTAGTGTTAAATTCGATTTAAGTAAATTTATCGAAATTGGAAACAAAAGTGAAAATATAGGAAAAGAATTCTTTAATAAAATTAGTTTACTTAATGAAAATGGAGATTCAAGTATAACATTGACATTTAAGCAGTATAAAAATAATACAATACTTTGGAGTCATGATTATCAAATTAGAAAGTTACTGAAATATTTATACCCAATTTATTATATAGATGTAAGAACATTAGATTTATATGATTGGGAAAATATTTGGGACATAATTGGTGAGTTTGGTCAAAGAAGAAGCGAAAAAGAGGAAGAATTTACAAAAGAATTCGATGGAATATTAAAAAAAATTTATGGGACAAAATATTTTGAATACCTAGTTCAGTTAAAAAGCGAGATAGACAGGTTAGAATATAATGTACAATCGTATAGTAATAGTGAAAAGTTTAAACAAATATACAAATTAAAGTTTGGTGGTGATAAATTTAATTTTAAAAAGAATAAACTAAATTTTTATTCAAAAGGATACAATTCCTATAATTATTTAAGGATTTTTTATACAGTATTGGATTTACTTCACAATAGTAAAGTTAAGAATCCAATAGTAATTCTTGATGAACCAGAAATAGGATTACATCCAAACTTAATAGATGAACTTATGCAATTAATAGCCGGACAAAATAAGGTAATTCAAACAATTTTGGCAACACATTCACCTCGTGTACTTAAAAATTCTTTAGTTACTAAAGATGTTAATATTTTTCAGTTGACTGAAATAAATTTTAAAACATCTGTTAGAAAAATTATGAATTTAGAGAATAAAAAAAGTCATAAAGTAATTAGTGACAAGGAAGCTAGTTATTACTTTGCAAATGGAATATTATTTGTTGAAGGTGTTACAGAATTTGAGTTATTCAGTAATGAATATCTTCAAAACTTATATCCTATTTTAAAAGAAATAGAAGTTTTTACATATAATTCTAATAACATTTCATTAGATGTATCCCACCCATTTCAGCGGAATTTAGATATACCATACTTACTTCTCTTAGATATGGATAAAATAATAAAATATGATAATGATAAAAAACAATTTTCTATTTCAGGAGATACTTATAATCCGTTAAAAAATTTAGAAATAATAAAAAGAGAAAAGTTTCTTTATGGGGAAAGACGTATATTATTACATTATAGAAATAGAATTAAAGGAATTTCAAATAAAGTTAACTTCAATTATGATGAAAACAAATTTGTATTTAGTGATAAATTATTTTATGAATACAGAGCTTTAATAAAAGCATATTGCAAAAATTATAATGTATATCCTGTAAATACAACAATTGAAGGTTCAGTTGTAAATAAATCAAATTATACTTACTTTTATCAATGGATAATGGGAGATGGGTGCAGTTATTCGGATAAGGTGAAATTAAAAGAAGCATATGATAAAAATGATAATATTTCCTATAAAATTAATATTCTAAAAACTATTATAGAAGGAAATTTAGAGCCTTTATTTAGATTGAATGAAAAGCGAGCAGGGAAAAGTACAACACAAAGTATAAAAGAGGGTTATCAAATAGCGATTAAGTTAGAAAAATTACAAAAAGGTTCCGGATGGATGACATTATTTATAGATGACATATTTAGTGGATTTAAAAAAGATAACCAAAAATCTCAATTTTCTATTTTATTTCCAGAAATTGCTGATATAATAAAAACGTTAGAAGTAATAATGAAGTAA